In Asticcacaulis sp. SL142, the sequence AAAGGCCTGGGAAGCTGCTGCGCGCAAGGCCGCTCGTCCACGCAAGGACTGGGACGCCAAGCTGAAAAGCCACGCCCACGCCGCCGACTTCAAACGCGCCATGAACGGTGAACTGCCCGCCAACGCCTTTGACGCGCTCGATACCCACATCAAGCAAGCCCTTGAGATCAAACCCGCCGACGCCACCCGCTCAGCGTCCGGTGCCGCTTTGGCGCAACTGGTGCCACACATTGATGACATGGTCGGCGGCTCGGCCGACCTGACCGGCTCCAACAACACCTTCGTCAAGGGCATGACGGCGTTTGATACCGAAAACTACGGCGGCCGCTATGTCCACTATGGCGTACGCGAATTCGGCATGTCGGCGGCCATGAACGGCATGGCGCTGCACGGCGGGGTCATCCCCTATTCCGGCACCTTCTTTGTGTTTTCTGACTATAGCCGTCCGGCCATCCGTCTCGGCGCGCTGATGGGCATCCGCACCATCAACGTCCTGACCCACGATTCCATCGGTGTTGGTGAAGACGGTCCGACCCACCAGCCGGTCGAGCATCTGGCGTCGTTCCGCGCCATGCCGAACCTGCTGGTATTCCGCCCGGCCGATGTGGTCGAAGCCGCCGAATGCTGGAAAGCCGCGCTGAAATCGACCAGCACGCCGTCGCTGATGGTTCTGTCGCGTCAAAAGGTGCCCGCCGCCCGCGAGAGCGGCGACAACCTGTCGGCCAAGGGCGCTTATGAGATCCGTTCCGCGTCTTCGGAAGCTAAAGTCTCGATCTTCGCGTCCGGCACCGAAGTCTCGGTCGCCATCGCCGCCCAGAAAGAGCTTGAGGCCCAAGGTGTTGCGACCCGCGTCGTCTCGACCCCGTGCTGGGAACTGTTCGACGCCCAAGACGACGCCTACAAAGCCTCGGTCATCGGCACCACTTCGGTCAATGTCGCGGTCGAAGCGGCTGTGTCATTGGGTTGGGAAAAGTTTATCGGTAAGGACGGTATTTTTGTCGGCATGACCTCGTTTGGGGCCTCCGCACCGCAGGATGTGCTCTATAAACAATTTGGCATCACCAAAGAGGCCGTGGTCGAAAAAGCGCTGGCCGCTTTGTAAGCCTACTGAATCTGTTGAACAAAAAAGCGCGGACGGCCTTTGCCGTTCGTGCTTTTTTGTGACCAATGACAAATAGATAAAAAACCACATCGCTTATTAATTTGACCTTATGGATTTAAAGCTATACAAGGGACATTCGATCTATACTTGTCTGCTAATTTGTTTTTGCGGTTTTTTTAAAAACCGTATCGGCGAACTTCCATTCAATTATCGAAACGAGCGAGGCACGACGCGATTTTGCGGATGTGCGTATACACACTGTCATTGAAAGGGTTCGTCATGAGCACAGGCACAGTAAAATGGTTCAACGCCACCAAGGGTTACGGTTTTATCGCCCCTGAAGACGGTTCGAACGACATCTTCGTTCACATCTCGGCCGTTGAGCGCGCGGGTTTCCGCAGCCTTAACGAAGGTCAAAAGCTGTCTTACGAGCTGGCTCGCGATCCTAAGTCCGGCAAGATGTCGGCTGAGAAGCTGGAAAACGCATAAGCTTTTAGCTTTTTTAGCTCAAGCGCCGCATGGCTCCTCGTTAACTCGGGCAGCCAGTCGGCCTTGCCAGCAAAGCTGGAAATGTTTTGAAAAGGCCGCACCTTCGGGAGCGGCCTTTTTTATTGCCATGCTAACGGTTATGGCGCTTGAAAAAATATCGTTTGAAACTATCATTCTGCGCAACAACTCACCTAAATATAAGCGCGTCACGATATGACCCTCAGCCTTCGCTCCCTTTTGCCGAAAAATTTATCCCGGTCATCGGCCATCCTGGATGATCAGGAACTGAAAGCGCAGGCCAAACATACCCTGTTTGAAGATATCTATGCCTTCGCCATTGGCTGCTCGTTCATAGCGCTGGGGCTGGTGCTGCTTAAGACGGCGGGGCTGGTGACCGGCGGCGTGGCCGGGATTGCGCTTTTGGTGTCCTATCTGGTGCCTTTGCCCGTCGGCCTTTTGTTCAATCTTATCAATGTGCCATTTTTTGTATTTGCGTTTGTGACCATGGGCTGGCGCTTTACGGTCAAAACGATCGTGGTCAATATCGCCATTATGGCGATGGCCGCCCTGTTTCCACACCTGTTTACGCCAGCACACCTTAATCCGATTTTTGCCTCGATCTTTGGCGGGACAATTATCGGCATGGGGATTTTAGCGCTGGCCCGGCATGGTGCCGGGGCGGGCGGCACCGGCGTATTGTCGCTTTATCTGCAAAAGACACGCGGCATCAATGCGGGTAAAACTCAAGCGGTGTGCGATGCCCTGATCATGACGGCGTCCGTCTTTGTGGTCAGCCCGATGAACCTGCTCTATTCGGTCATCAGCGCCGCGGCCATGAGCACGGTCATGATGACCTACCATAAGCCTCAGAGATATCTTGGCCACTAATCCGGGCTATTAATTTGTGGCATCCTGTGCGATAGCGCGCCCATGATGCACGATCCTGTTTTAGATACTCTCGCCCTGCCGCTTAATGACGGCCTGATTGATCTGCCTGCGGACGGCAAAGCTTTGTTCCTGCGGGCGCGGTCAGGTTTGGCCTTGCGCGATTACCGCGCGCAGCTTGTGTGCGAACAAACCTTCAAACCGGCGCTGGAGGCCCTGACGCAGCAGGGCTTCAGCGCCCGCCCCGAAGATGATGACGCACTATACCCCCTCACCCTCGTCCTGCCACCGCGTCAGCGTGACGAATACCGTGCCCTGCTGGCCCGCGCGGTTACGTCCACGGCTGACGGCGGCATTGTCATGGCGTCAGTATCCAATCTGGAAGGCGCTAAGACGGTTGAGGGCGACCTTAAGGCCTTGACCGGTGATATCTCCAACCTGTCGAAACACAAATGCCGCGTATTCTGGGCGCAGATAAACGCCGGTAAACTCAATCGCGACCTGATTGAAGCCTGGTCAAAACTGGACGCCGTGCGCCCGATCGAAGGCGGTCGGTTCCTGAGCCGACCCGGCCTGTTTGCCTGGGATCGGATCGATGCGGGCTCAAAGCTTCTGGTGCAAAACCTGCCGCCATTGAGCGGTCACGGCGCGGATCTGGGGGCAGGCTTTGGCTACCTGACCGCAGAGATCATGGCCCGTAATGCGGCAACCACCAAAATGGAGGTGTTTGAGGCCGAACAGCGCGCGCTAGACTTGGCGCGTCAGAACCTCACAGGCTTGGCCGTGGATTACCACTGGCAGGATGTCACCTCTGGGATAGGCGGCGAGTTTGATTTTATCGTCTCCAACCCGCCGTTCCATATCGACCGCGCCGATAAGCACGATCTGGGCAAGGCGTTTATCCGCTCAGCCGCGGCAGCGCTTAAGCCCAAGGGCGCGTTCTACATGGTCGCCAACCGGCATTTGCCCTATGAAGACACCCTGAAAACCGCGTTCAAGGTCGTCAAGATTCTGGCCGATGACGGGGCGTATAAGGTGTTTGAAGCCTCTACACAGAGCGAGACTTCAGCTAAGAAAAAACCGCGGAGACATGAAACTGCCGAGCCGAAAAGCACGCTCTTCAAAGGCGAAACCTTAAGGCGCAGGTCCTAATGCGTCTCGTCAAACATCTGGCCAATCTGGGCTATGGCTCGCGCAAGGATGTGCAAAAGCTGATCCGCATGGGCGTGTTCACCGATGCCGAGGGTGGCCACCTGAGCGACGACGCCAAAATCGCCCATAGCTATGTCCGCTACAAAGGCCGCCCGCTTGATCCGGATCATGGCGTGGTGCTTTTGATGCATAAACCGACCGGCTATGTCTGCTCGACCAAGGACACCGGCCAGTTGGTCTATGAGTTGCTACCTGCCCGCTTTGGTGAGCGTAAGCCGGTGCTATCGACCATCGGACGGCTGGATGCCAATACGTCGGGGTTGTTGCTGTTTACCGATGACGGCGATTTCCTGCACCGGATCATCTCGCCCAAAAACCATGTCCCCAAGGTCTATGAGGTCACACTGGCCCGTCCGCTCAATGGCCATGAAGGGGCTATATTCGAATCCGGCACCCTGTTGCTGGAAGCCGAAAAAGAGCCGCTTAAACCCGCTTTCCTTGAGGTTACCGGCGAAAAAACCGCCCGCCTGACCCTCTATGAGGGCCGCTATCATCAGGTGCGGCGCATGTTCGCTGCCGTCGGCAACCATGTTGAGACCCTGCACCGCGCCCGCATGGGTGAGCTGACCTTGGGTGACCTTAAGCCCGGTCAGTGGCGGATACTGACGCCGGAGGATATCCAGAAACTGCTGGCGCGAAGTGTATCCTGACCCGTGGCATTGGTTATGTTACAATCGTGAAATCTTATTGCCCCACATGACGGTCATAAGCGGATATACTCCCCAACGACCGCGAACCCAAGGCAAACACATGACCCAGACCGCTTCGGCATCCGCCTCTACCGCCACCCCGTCGATCAAGACGCCGCGCCTGCTGGTCGTCGATGATGACCGTGATCTGCGCGACCTGATTTCGGAATTTCTGGGCCAGCATGGTTTTGAAATTCATACGGCGTCCGGAGCGCGCGAGATGGATCGTGTGCTGATGCGCGGCGATATCGATCTGGTCGTGCTCGACTTCATGATGCCGGGCGAAGACGGCCTGTCGATCTGCAAGCGCCTCAATGCGAGCAAGGGCCCGCCGGTGATCATGCTCAGCGCCCGCGCCGAAGAGATAGACCGGATCGTGGGCCTTGAACTGGGCGCCGATGATTATCTGGCCAAGCCTTTTCACCCGCGCGAATTGCTGGCGCGGGTGCGCGCCATACTGCGCCGCGGCGAACAAGGACCGCGCAATGACGGCGCCTCGCCCATCACCCATTTCTTTGGCTGGCAGCTTGATAATATCAAACGCATCCTGCTTCGCCCCGACGGCGTTCAGGTCGCCCTTAGCAATGCCGAATTCGAGTTGTTGCGCGTGTTCCTTGACCGGCCGGGCCGCGCCTTGAGCCGCGATCAGATCCTCGATTACCTGCACGGCCCTAATTCCGAAAGCTTTGACCGTGCCATCGATGTGCAGATCAGCCGCCTGCGTCGTAAGCTGAGTGACGACACTCAGGATGAGATTATCCGCACCATTCGCGGCATCGGCTATATGTTCAGGCCTTTGAAATAATTCTGGAATTACATGCCTGATCCCACGGAAACGCCCTGCAAAACCTCACGCTTTTTTCCGGACCTGCCGATATTCTGGCAGGTGCTGGGTATGGCGCTGGCGGTGCTAATCCTGTCTCTGGCCATCAACGCCCTGATTGTGCTCAAGGCCCCGGCGCCACCGCCGCAGGGCTATACCCTGACCGAAGCGGCATCCGCCCTTAAAACCGGGCAGGTAAAGCTTAAAACCGGACGCACCCTGCGCACCG encodes:
- the tkt gene encoding transketolase, whose amino-acid sequence is MADAVRVLSMEAVHRAKSGHQGMPMGMADVATVLWTKFLKYDPKAPDWADRDRFVLSAGHGSMLIYSLLHLTGFKSVSMDDIKNFRQWGSATPGHPEYGHTAGIETTTGPLGQGLATAVGMAMAERHLNARFGDDLVDHKTWVIAGDGCLMEGVSHEAISLAGRLKLNKLIVLWDDNNVTIDGVATIAETGDQLARFKAAGWAVKAVDGHDHGKIAAALRWATQQSKPVMIACKTKISKGAGPKEGDPHSHGYTLFDSDIELARKAMGWEAEAFTVPSPIKKAWEAAARKAARPRKDWDAKLKSHAHAADFKRAMNGELPANAFDALDTHIKQALEIKPADATRSASGAALAQLVPHIDDMVGGSADLTGSNNTFVKGMTAFDTENYGGRYVHYGVREFGMSAAMNGMALHGGVIPYSGTFFVFSDYSRPAIRLGALMGIRTINVLTHDSIGVGEDGPTHQPVEHLASFRAMPNLLVFRPADVVEAAECWKAALKSTSTPSLMVLSRQKVPAARESGDNLSAKGAYEIRSASSEAKVSIFASGTEVSVAIAAQKELEAQGVATRVVSTPCWELFDAQDDAYKASVIGTTSVNVAVEAAVSLGWEKFIGKDGIFVGMTSFGASAPQDVLYKQFGITKEAVVEKALAAL
- a CDS encoding cold-shock protein; the protein is MSTGTVKWFNATKGYGFIAPEDGSNDIFVHISAVERAGFRSLNEGQKLSYELARDPKSGKMSAEKLENA
- a CDS encoding YitT family protein, whose product is MTLSLRSLLPKNLSRSSAILDDQELKAQAKHTLFEDIYAFAIGCSFIALGLVLLKTAGLVTGGVAGIALLVSYLVPLPVGLLFNLINVPFFVFAFVTMGWRFTVKTIVVNIAIMAMAALFPHLFTPAHLNPIFASIFGGTIIGMGILALARHGAGAGGTGVLSLYLQKTRGINAGKTQAVCDALIMTASVFVVSPMNLLYSVISAAAMSTVMMTYHKPQRYLGH
- a CDS encoding class I SAM-dependent methyltransferase, which codes for MMHDPVLDTLALPLNDGLIDLPADGKALFLRARSGLALRDYRAQLVCEQTFKPALEALTQQGFSARPEDDDALYPLTLVLPPRQRDEYRALLARAVTSTADGGIVMASVSNLEGAKTVEGDLKALTGDISNLSKHKCRVFWAQINAGKLNRDLIEAWSKLDAVRPIEGGRFLSRPGLFAWDRIDAGSKLLVQNLPPLSGHGADLGAGFGYLTAEIMARNAATTKMEVFEAEQRALDLARQNLTGLAVDYHWQDVTSGIGGEFDFIVSNPPFHIDRADKHDLGKAFIRSAAAALKPKGAFYMVANRHLPYEDTLKTAFKVVKILADDGAYKVFEASTQSETSAKKKPRRHETAEPKSTLFKGETLRRRS
- a CDS encoding pseudouridine synthase, with the protein product MRLVKHLANLGYGSRKDVQKLIRMGVFTDAEGGHLSDDAKIAHSYVRYKGRPLDPDHGVVLLMHKPTGYVCSTKDTGQLVYELLPARFGERKPVLSTIGRLDANTSGLLLFTDDGDFLHRIISPKNHVPKVYEVTLARPLNGHEGAIFESGTLLLEAEKEPLKPAFLEVTGEKTARLTLYEGRYHQVRRMFAAVGNHVETLHRARMGELTLGDLKPGQWRILTPEDIQKLLARSVS
- a CDS encoding response regulator, with product MTQTASASASTATPSIKTPRLLVVDDDRDLRDLISEFLGQHGFEIHTASGAREMDRVLMRGDIDLVVLDFMMPGEDGLSICKRLNASKGPPVIMLSARAEEIDRIVGLELGADDYLAKPFHPRELLARVRAILRRGEQGPRNDGASPITHFFGWQLDNIKRILLRPDGVQVALSNAEFELLRVFLDRPGRALSRDQILDYLHGPNSESFDRAIDVQISRLRRKLSDDTQDEIIRTIRGIGYMFRPLK